The following proteins come from a genomic window of Corynebacterium hansenii:
- the ribD gene encoding bifunctional diaminohydroxyphosphoribosylaminopyrimidine deaminase/5-amino-6-(5-phosphoribosylamino)uracil reductase RibD, producing MPLFTDLVAATALSPDQAMRTAIAAAERVRGTTSPNPPVGCVILDASGMPAAVAGTDPVGGPHAEAQAVEMAGDRARGGTAVVTLEPCHHHGRTGPCTGELLAAGVAKVVYAVEDPNPVAAGGADWLDARGVEVIGGTLRAEVADGVLRPWLHWQATRRPHITLKTAGTIDGLAAATDGSSQWITGDAARARVHVDRSRRDAVIVGTGTVLADDPRLTARDPGGAPYPNQPLRVAIGRKEIPEDAAIRGGFLPGERVDPAIASADMFRHIQTRDMSVVVDVLADLGLIDVLVEGGPRLAGAFLEAGLVDAVESYVAPGLLGAGTAVVDTGSATTVDDIVRFRTVGVELLGDDVLIKSVRRA from the coding sequence ATGCCCCTCTTCACCGACCTCGTCGCCGCCACGGCGCTGTCGCCGGACCAGGCGATGCGCACGGCGATCGCCGCCGCGGAGCGGGTGCGCGGCACCACCTCGCCCAATCCGCCGGTCGGCTGCGTCATCCTCGACGCTTCCGGGATGCCGGCGGCGGTGGCGGGCACCGACCCCGTGGGCGGACCCCATGCCGAGGCGCAGGCCGTGGAGATGGCCGGCGACCGGGCCCGGGGAGGCACGGCGGTGGTCACGCTCGAGCCCTGCCATCACCACGGCCGCACCGGCCCGTGCACCGGCGAACTGCTCGCGGCGGGGGTGGCGAAGGTCGTCTACGCCGTCGAGGACCCCAATCCCGTCGCCGCGGGCGGCGCGGACTGGCTCGATGCGCGGGGAGTGGAGGTCATCGGGGGCACCTTGCGCGCCGAGGTCGCCGACGGGGTCCTGCGGCCCTGGCTGCACTGGCAGGCCACCCGCCGCCCGCACATCACGCTCAAGACCGCCGGCACCATCGACGGACTGGCCGCCGCGACGGACGGTTCGTCGCAATGGATCACCGGCGACGCGGCCCGCGCCCGCGTCCACGTCGACCGTTCCCGCCGCGACGCGGTCATCGTCGGCACGGGGACGGTGCTCGCCGACGACCCCCGGTTGACGGCCCGGGATCCCGGCGGAGCCCCGTACCCGAATCAGCCGCTGCGCGTGGCCATCGGCCGCAAGGAGATCCCCGAGGACGCCGCCATCCGCGGCGGGTTCCTGCCGGGCGAGCGCGTCGATCCGGCGATCGCGTCGGCGGACATGTTCCGCCACATCCAGACCCGCGACATGTCCGTCGTCGTCGACGTCCTCGCGGATCTAGGGCTCATCGACGTCCTCGTCGAGGGCGGCCCCCGGTTGGCGGGGGCGTTCCTGGAGGCCGGCCTCGTCGACGCCGTCGAGTCCTACGTCGCGCCCGGTCTGCTGGGCGCCGGCACCGCCGTCGTCGACACGGGGTCGGCCACGACCGTCGACGACATCGTCCGTTTCCGCACCGTCGGCGTCGAGTTGCTCGGCGACGACGTGCTCATCAAATCCGTGCGCAGAGCATAG
- the rpe gene encoding ribulose-phosphate 3-epimerase: MSTPIIAPSILSADFARLDREIEAVSDADWIHIDVMDGHFVPNLSFGVPVMAAVAKVTDKPLDVHLMIEEPEKWVDGYVEAGAAGVTFHVEATEDPIALARKLREAGVRAGISLRPGTPIEPWLEHLHEFDLVLVMSVEPGFGGQSFMPDQLEKVRILRNQIDLRGLGTIIEIDGGIGGSTIADAAEAGCDAFVAGSAVYGAEVPNDAVNELRALAVEGQLRDEESRG; the protein is encoded by the coding sequence ATGAGCACCCCGATCATCGCCCCCTCCATCTTGTCCGCCGATTTCGCCAGGCTCGACCGGGAAATCGAGGCGGTGTCCGATGCGGATTGGATCCACATCGACGTCATGGACGGCCACTTCGTGCCCAACCTCTCCTTCGGCGTGCCCGTCATGGCCGCGGTGGCGAAGGTGACCGACAAACCGCTGGACGTGCACCTCATGATCGAGGAGCCGGAAAAGTGGGTCGACGGCTACGTCGAGGCCGGCGCCGCGGGCGTCACCTTCCACGTCGAGGCGACGGAGGATCCGATCGCCCTGGCGCGCAAGCTTCGCGAAGCCGGGGTTCGCGCGGGCATCTCGCTGCGCCCCGGCACGCCGATCGAACCGTGGCTGGAGCACCTGCACGAGTTCGACCTGGTGCTGGTCATGAGCGTCGAACCGGGGTTCGGCGGGCAGTCCTTCATGCCCGACCAGCTGGAGAAGGTCCGCATCCTGCGCAACCAGATCGACCTGCGGGGGCTGGGCACCATCATCGAAATCGACGGGGGCATCGGCGGTTCCACCATCGCCGACGCCGCGGAAGCCGGCTGCGACGCCTTCGTGGCCGGGTCGGCGGTCTACGGCGCCGAGGTGCCCAACGACGCCGTCAACGAACTTCGCGCGCTGGCCGTCGAGGGCCAGCTGCGCGACGAGGAAAGCCGAGGCTGA
- a CDS encoding SMI1/KNR4 family protein gives MFRRFDADAALAQARQYGLRYNKHQVKELRRRSAVTPATAAEIAAFEASTGLALPADYAEFLRTWNGGVPEHSTFRVGDRSFVIREFVPLAGDARDTWGLAGHLELFADGIPEGTLPVASSPGGDLYLIDSASGEVSFWDHETEELTPVSASFRGLVDALRSGDTA, from the coding sequence ATGTTCCGCCGTTTCGACGCCGATGCCGCTCTCGCCCAGGCCCGCCAGTACGGCCTGCGCTACAACAAGCACCAGGTCAAGGAGCTCCGCCGCCGGTCCGCCGTCACTCCGGCCACCGCAGCCGAGATCGCCGCTTTCGAGGCTTCGACCGGCCTCGCCCTACCGGCCGATTACGCCGAATTCCTGCGCACCTGGAATGGCGGAGTCCCGGAGCATTCCACCTTCCGGGTCGGTGATCGCAGCTTCGTCATCCGGGAGTTCGTGCCCCTGGCCGGAGACGCACGCGACACCTGGGGCCTCGCCGGCCACCTCGAGCTGTTCGCCGACGGAATCCCGGAGGGCACTTTGCCCGTGGCCAGCAGCCCGGGCGGCGACCTCTACCTGATCGACTCCGCAAGCGGCGAGGTCTCCTTCTGGGATCACGAAACCGAGGAACTCACCCCGGTCTCCGCCAGTTTCCGGGGGCTCGTCGACGCCCTCCGGTCCGGCGACACGGCCTGA
- a CDS encoding riboflavin synthase: MFTGIVEEVGRVAGIEDQGDAIRLTIGCETAVEGAKLGDSIAVNGVCLTVAEFDDEGFTADVMQESLDRTGLGGLGTGSPVNLERAVAAGARLGGHIVQGHVDGTGSIVSRTPGEHWEVVRISLPDDLDRYVVEKGSIAVDGTSLTVSAVGGEAGDHWFEVSLIPTTLADTVLGTLEVGATVNLEVDVVAKYIEKLLPR, translated from the coding sequence GTGTTCACCGGAATCGTCGAGGAAGTCGGCCGCGTGGCCGGCATCGAGGATCAGGGCGATGCCATTCGCCTCACCATCGGGTGCGAGACGGCGGTAGAGGGGGCGAAACTCGGCGACTCCATCGCCGTCAATGGCGTGTGCTTGACCGTCGCCGAGTTCGACGACGAAGGTTTCACCGCCGACGTCATGCAGGAATCGCTGGACCGCACCGGCCTCGGCGGGCTGGGCACCGGATCGCCGGTCAACCTCGAGCGCGCGGTCGCCGCGGGCGCGCGGCTGGGCGGGCACATCGTCCAGGGCCACGTCGACGGCACGGGGTCCATCGTCTCGCGCACGCCCGGCGAGCACTGGGAGGTCGTGCGCATTTCGCTTCCCGACGACCTCGACCGCTACGTGGTGGAGAAGGGCTCCATCGCCGTGGACGGCACTTCGCTGACGGTCTCCGCCGTGGGAGGCGAGGCGGGCGATCATTGGTTCGAGGTCAGCCTCATCCCGACGACGCTGGCGGACACCGTGCTGGGCACGCTCGAGGTGGGCGCCACCGTCAATCTGGAAGTCGACGTGGTGGCCAAGTACATCGAGAAATTGCTGCCCCGATAG